A segment of the Candidatus Zixiibacteriota bacterium genome:
CGGTACACGACGCTGCGGTCGTGGTTCCCGCAGATCTGCCGGTAGAGCGAGAGCCGCGCGATGTCGCCGAAGCGCACGGCGATTTCGAGGGCGAGTGCGTCCGCCGCGGTGCGCGGCGCAAAGGGTGCTGGGGCGTGGGTCGTCATAGGGGCTTCTTCGCGGGCATCGCCTGGCGTTCCGTGATCACACGGCGGTGGTGCTTGAGCCGCTCCAGGTAGAGGACTTCCACCGGCACTTTGAGAACCGCCGCGAGCTTCAACAGGTTGTCGAGCGTCGGGACCTTGCGACCGTGTTCCCAGTGCGCGAGGTGCGCCGGACTCGATAAGCCGAGCGCGTGCGCGACCTGGTACAGCTTCAGGTTGGCGCGGCGGCGGTAGTAGCGAATGGCGTTTGGTGTGGGGCGGGGCATGGTGACAAGGCATTTGGTGAACGTGCGTGGAGCGTACGCGAGGGCACGGATCGGCTCAATTGCCGGGAAGAGCAACTCGCGGTGGATATCAGGGCGGAACATCGGTGGGAGACTACCGATTCCCTCAGCAACCGAAGAAAAACCGAAGATGGTGGATAAAAAAATACTCCTCTGCAGGTAGTGTCGCAAAAGAGCCGTCCGTTCGACCGAGATTTCCCCTCCGAGTCGAGCCACCATACCGCACGACCCGCCGGTCTGCAAGTCACAGGTTTTCCACAGCGCATTGCCTCGGGAAATGCGGTTTTCCCCGCTAGGCGAGCGCGAGCGGTCGGCGTACGGTGGAACGCATGCCGCTCCAGCAACCGCACATCGACGAACTCAAGCGAATCTACCGCGCAGACTTCGGTCGTGACATTTCCGACGCAGATGCGTGGGCGATGGGCACGCGCCTCATCGCCCTGACGCGGCTCCTGCTCGCGTCTACCAGCGTACTTCACTCAGAGCGTCGCGGTGAAGATGGTCCCGGACGTGCCGACGCCCACGAGCACCTGCCCGCTCCACGCGAGGTCTCGGATTGAGAGCGTCGCCGGGTCGTTGCCGATCTTCGTCCACGTCGCGCCGTCTAGAGAGCGGTAGGTCTCGGCTCCGGCGACAATCCACGCCGTTCCCGCCCAGGCGACGGCACTGCCGAAGGCCCCGGGCAGCGTCGCCGGCGTCCACGTCTCGCCGGTCGTCGACCGGTACGCCTGGCTGCCGCAGACGAGCAGGAACGCGCTGCCGGACCACGCGACGTCGGAGACTTCTGCCGTCAGTTGCGCCCGTTCGGTCCAGGTGTGGAGGTCGGTGGAACGGAAGATTCGCGGCGTGCTGCCGCCTTCGATGAGAATCCACTGCCCGCCGCCGAAGCAGAAGCGACGGACCGATGACCACGGCATCGTCGCGGCGATTCGGCCCCACGTCGCACCCGTGACCGACGTGTCGACGACGTACTGCCCACCGACGTACGCGCTCGCCGCCAGGTAGGCACCGGACCACGCGACGGCCTCCGGCTGCGCGGTGTACGCGGTCAGTTTTGCGTACGCGTTCCCGTCTACAGACGTGTAGAGTCCCTGCAGCGACCGCGCGACGTACGTCGTCCCGGTCCAGACGACGTCGTGCAGCTGCCCCGTCGCGCCGGGGTACACGTAGGTCGTCGCCGCCCACTGGACCCCGTCGGTTGAGGTGAGACTCGCCACCGTCGTCCCTGCATCCGAGACGCCGACGGTGACGAACGCGGCGTCGCCCCAGCACGCGCCGCGGAGATGGTACGCCACGTCCGCGTGGCGCGCCGTCCAGAACGGCGTCGGTTTCGGCTCCGTGGGTTTGTCCTTGCTGCAGGCCGCCAGCAGGCAGAGCGCGGCGACGCACGCGCTCACGGTCAGAATTCTCCGAGTCCTCATTGCTTCTCCTCCGTTGGTTGCGGGGCATCAGCCCCGAAGATCGTGTGGATGGTTTTCGCGTAATTGCGCAGCATGTCGTCGAGGCTCTCCCGCCCGTAGACGTTCCACGTGGTGGAGACCCGACGATGGCCGAGAATATTCGAGAGCGATTCAATGCTGCCGTTCTCCGCCTTCCACAGGCGGGCGAAGGTGTGGCGGAGCAGGTGGCAGGTGAGCTGTCGGTAGCGGGGGTTCGGGTGCGCAAGCCCTGCGCGCCGACCAGCGTCGGCGACGATGCGGTTGACCTGGCGCGTCGAGAGTCGCTCGCGCTGCCGTGACGCGAAGACGTAGGCGAGCGGATCGGGACCGCCGATGGCGCACAGTGCCTGCCCGAGCCGCTGCGTCACCGGGATCACCCGCTGCTTGCCGCCTTTGCCGTGCTGCACGACGAGCAGGCGGCGCTCCACGTCGACGTCCGCTACGCGCAGCAGCGTCGCCTCGTGGCGGCGCATTCCCGTTTCAACCAAGAGCCGCAAGAGCGTCTGGTCGCGCGGGCGTGCCCCAGCCGCGATGAGC
Coding sequences within it:
- a CDS encoding helix-turn-helix transcriptional regulator translates to MVARLGGEISVERTALLRHYLQRSIFLSTIFGFSSVAEGIGSLPPMFRPDIHRELLFPAIEPIRALAYAPRTFTKCLVTMPRPTPNAIRYYRRRANLKLYQVAHALGLSSPAHLAHWEHGRKVPTLDNLLKLAAVLKVPVEVLYLERLKHHRRVITERQAMPAKKPL
- a CDS encoding tyrosine-type recombinase/integrase, which encodes MRATLVERMPSKPEGRVPSQMTNAEFSLSPSELQRLIAAGARPRDQTLLRLLVETGMRRHEATLLRVADVDVERRLLVVQHGKGGKQRVIPVTQRLGQALCAIGGPDPLAYVFASRQRERLSTRQVNRIVADAGRRAGLAHPNPRYRQLTCHLLRHTFARLWKAENGSIESLSNILGHRRVSTTWNVYGRESLDDMLRNYAKTIHTIFGADAPQPTEEKQ